A genomic stretch from candidate division KSB1 bacterium includes:
- a CDS encoding Mur ligase, with protein MTEPGKKLEIQDSRRLTGANLLSNEAGAILDVTISGYPIDEVVHLWQQQALHLLEGIGWIKEQIFFRVFNQGASLSLSAPVDALYAATEVNEAAWNSAVANLQREDVVDYNLTVDQLKKTIDAEQNPDLIRLMDASQERGVCFLSDDETVSIGMGIGSKTWEVDEIPHPDKISWHKIHDIPLALVTGTNGKSTTVRLLASMLKSAGKIAGITSTDYIRVGEEIIDSGDYSGPGGARTLLRDDRVEVGVLEVARGGILRRGLGVPKADTAIVTNVAVDHLGQYGIDTLDDLIQAKLVVNRSLNSNGKLVLNADDEGIVRHAKTVKTPICWFSLDENNPVIIDHLNNGGCVCTIKDNQMIYQSISGQEKIVPINNIPIAMNGASKHNTANCLGAIGLAKSLQINRFAIVEGLTSFRGDLKDNPGRGNLFEINGAKIMIDFAHNVHGMSAIVDTVSSIPAHRRLLLMGQAGDRTDEEIRALTQIAWQIHPDRIVLTDLPVYLRGREEGEVPMIIQKELIRLGSSAASIILTKTPLDGVKEAIDWAQEGDLLLLLILAQRNEVFEYLNSRLTN; from the coding sequence TTGACCGAACCTGGTAAAAAGCTGGAAATTCAAGACAGCCGTCGTTTGACGGGTGCAAATTTGCTGTCCAATGAAGCGGGGGCAATTTTAGATGTAACCATTTCGGGTTATCCCATTGATGAAGTTGTCCATCTATGGCAACAACAGGCGCTTCATCTTCTTGAAGGTATTGGTTGGATTAAGGAACAGATATTTTTTCGTGTATTTAATCAAGGCGCCAGTCTCTCATTGAGTGCTCCTGTGGATGCACTTTACGCTGCCACAGAAGTGAATGAGGCGGCCTGGAATTCTGCGGTTGCTAATTTGCAGCGTGAGGATGTCGTTGATTATAATTTGACTGTAGATCAACTAAAAAAAACAATCGATGCAGAACAGAATCCTGATTTGATTCGGCTTATGGATGCGTCACAGGAAAGAGGTGTTTGCTTTTTATCGGATGATGAAACTGTCTCGATTGGAATGGGGATAGGTTCTAAAACATGGGAAGTGGATGAAATACCGCATCCTGATAAAATCTCATGGCATAAAATTCATGACATTCCTTTGGCATTGGTAACCGGAACGAATGGAAAATCCACCACCGTCCGATTGCTGGCGTCCATGCTTAAATCAGCAGGGAAGATCGCTGGAATTACCTCGACAGACTATATCCGAGTCGGAGAGGAAATTATCGATTCAGGCGATTACTCTGGCCCCGGTGGGGCTCGCACGTTACTACGGGATGATCGTGTGGAAGTCGGCGTTTTGGAAGTCGCCCGCGGCGGAATTTTGCGACGAGGGTTAGGTGTTCCAAAAGCTGATACTGCTATCGTTACCAATGTAGCGGTCGACCATTTAGGACAATATGGCATCGACACATTAGATGATCTGATCCAGGCAAAACTGGTTGTCAATCGTTCTTTGAATTCAAATGGAAAATTAGTATTAAATGCTGATGATGAAGGAATAGTGCGACATGCTAAAACCGTTAAAACGCCGATCTGCTGGTTTAGTTTAGATGAGAATAATCCTGTAATTATAGATCATCTCAACAACGGCGGCTGTGTGTGTACTATTAAAGATAATCAAATGATCTATCAATCAATCAGTGGACAAGAAAAAATTGTCCCTATAAATAATATCCCTATTGCAATGAATGGCGCCTCTAAGCATAATACGGCCAATTGTCTCGGTGCTATTGGTCTTGCCAAATCGTTGCAAATAAACCGTTTTGCCATTGTAGAAGGATTAACATCATTCCGAGGTGATTTAAAGGACAACCCAGGCAGGGGTAATTTATTTGAAATCAATGGTGCCAAAATAATGATAGATTTTGCCCACAACGTTCATGGGATGTCGGCTATTGTGGATACAGTTTCATCCATACCTGCTCATCGACGCTTGTTGCTAATGGGGCAGGCTGGCGATCGTACTGATGAGGAAATTCGAGCATTAACCCAGATCGCATGGCAGATTCATCCGGATAGAATTGTCCTAACGGACCTTCCTGTTTACTTGCGAGGCCGGGAAGAAGGTGAAGTTCCAATGATCATACAAAAGGAGTTAATTCGTTTGGGATCGAGCGCTGCATCTATTATATTAACAAAAACCCCCCTGGATGGTGTAAAAGAAGCAATCGATTGGGCGCAGGAAGGCGACTTGTTACTTTTATTAATTTTAGCTCAGCGTAACGAAGTGTTTGAATATCTGAATAGTAGGTTAACAAATTAA
- a CDS encoding Vps62-related protein: MAFPISNVVKYAPIVNFHPDEEYFPIDPMDFISKSRFRHHRVGKDEGYDKTKDKWVKTNSQETNYYDIPVDFIDKFRVWGRRNRRPHDSASGDHWNVFLQTRKKEKGVPDPDSKIPVFYYVKRTDTTEFAETARKQFNIQPEINYKIQYWWFFGYNNGPATQNHQGDWEHVTVRLDEDANIQGVYFAAHGKPKFVKKNELKFSNDHCNVCIAKGTHAAYEKAGDFPLKVLGIKVADDNTRDNGNVWNTELKLLSLRTQPWRYYAGAWGEVGELADTTGPLGPWHKKDKN, translated from the coding sequence ATGGCTTTTCCAATTTCTAACGTTGTAAAATATGCACCCATTGTTAATTTTCATCCCGATGAAGAATATTTTCCTATTGATCCCATGGACTTCATTTCAAAATCGAGATTTCGGCATCATCGAGTGGGCAAGGATGAAGGTTATGATAAAACGAAGGATAAATGGGTGAAAACGAATTCTCAAGAAACAAATTATTACGACATTCCAGTTGATTTTATTGATAAATTTCGTGTTTGGGGTCGCCGTAATAGGCGGCCTCATGATAGCGCATCAGGAGATCATTGGAATGTATTTCTTCAAACAAGGAAGAAAGAGAAAGGTGTTCCTGATCCTGATTCTAAAATTCCAGTGTTCTATTATGTAAAACGTACGGACACAACGGAATTTGCTGAAACTGCTAGGAAACAATTCAATATCCAACCAGAAATTAACTATAAAATACAATACTGGTGGTTTTTCGGTTATAATAACGGCCCTGCGACCCAAAACCATCAAGGGGATTGGGAGCATGTAACTGTTCGGCTGGATGAGGATGCTAATATTCAAGGTGTTTATTTTGCTGCTCATGGCAAACCCAAATTTGTAAAAAAAAATGAACTGAAGTTTTCAAACGATCATTGCAATGTATGCATTGCTAAAGGGACACACGCTGCTTATGAAAAAGCAGGCGATTTTCCATTAAAAGTATTAGGTATTAAAGTGGCAGACGATAATACCCGGGACAACGGAAATGTGTGGAATACTGAATTAAAATTATTGAGTCTAAGGACCCAACCATGGCGTTATTATGCGGGTGCATGGGGTGAAGTTGGAGAATTAGCCGATACGACTGGTCCTCTCGGTCCCTGGCATAAAAAAGATAAGAATTGA
- a CDS encoding S9 family peptidase, which translates to MRRSKLFFGLCFVGLLFICSLDVVGQQKKPLDHDVYDIWNRITRNAISNNGDWIMFTLAPEDKDAELRIKDSNGNLSYQAERGDSGSFSFDSQFAVFKIKAFKDSVKAAKREKKKGPDLPKDSLAIFNLSSGEVVKIPRVKTFKMPKETGGMLAYLLEKSDKKKEDTSDKEKPKEEEKEKKKEKEKNEKSKSDKKKKAEGTDLILRNLETGSESRYLDVTEFYFSHDGKWLVYTTSNKDSTADGIFAVKTETAEPVEILTGKGDYKQVAIDETGKQVAFLTNRDDISAKQPTYSLYQWRIGSKSPKIVAKEGTTGIEAGWWVSEHGKVSFSKNGKRLFFATAPRPEPEPDEEQPEDEKVKIDIWNWKDPLLQPMQLLQAKNELKRSYQAVVHLNNGKIIQMATKDIPSVTVGEKGNANIAIGNSNMPYRQEISWESPRYYDVYLVDVATGKRSLVLEKVQSQASLSPGAKYITWWDRDELAWFAMDTKKHSIVNLSENIPYPVYNEIHDWPYKANSYRSAGWTKNDQEFVIYDKHDLWAVDPTGKKVPRSITKGLGRSENIQFRYFKLDPEEEAIDPMEAILLSAFQYENKDAGFYRLQMQGNQKPTKLTMMAKAFSRPKKAKNEDKLLFTRSSYIDFPDLWTSDLKLSDMKKISDVNPQQSEYLWGTAELVEWNSLDGIPLQGILYKPENFDPTKKYPMMVYFYEKTSNGIHRHRPPATARSSISFSFYVSRGYVVFVPDIPYKVGYPGESALNAVVPGVLRVISLGFVDEENIGVQGHSWGGYQIAYMITRTHIFKAAEAGAPVSNMTSAYGGIRWGSGMSRMFQYERTQSRIGGSLWEYPMRYFENSPIFWADKIQTPVLMMHNDKDGAVPWYQGIEFFVALRRLGKPVWMLNYNGEPHGLRKYKNKRDFAIRMQQFFDYYLKGAPAPVWLEEGVPAIKKGKTLGLELVSTEIAEK; encoded by the coding sequence ATGCGACGGAGTAAATTGTTTTTTGGATTATGTTTTGTAGGGTTGCTGTTTATATGTTCTTTGGATGTCGTAGGTCAGCAGAAGAAACCGCTCGATCATGACGTATATGATATCTGGAACAGGATTACCCGCAACGCTATTTCTAATAACGGCGATTGGATCATGTTTACGCTCGCTCCGGAAGATAAAGATGCTGAATTGCGAATTAAAGATTCAAATGGCAATTTATCGTATCAGGCTGAGCGCGGAGATTCGGGTAGTTTTTCATTCGATTCACAATTTGCAGTCTTTAAGATTAAAGCATTCAAAGATTCTGTAAAGGCAGCAAAACGAGAAAAGAAAAAAGGTCCGGATTTGCCAAAAGATAGCCTGGCAATTTTCAATTTAAGTTCAGGGGAAGTTGTCAAAATACCGCGTGTTAAAACCTTTAAAATGCCAAAAGAAACGGGTGGAATGCTAGCCTATCTTTTGGAAAAATCAGATAAAAAGAAGGAAGATACTTCAGACAAAGAAAAACCAAAGGAAGAAGAAAAAGAGAAGAAAAAAGAAAAAGAAAAAAATGAAAAATCAAAATCGGATAAGAAAAAGAAAGCCGAGGGGACGGATTTGATTTTGCGAAATTTGGAAACGGGTTCTGAAAGTCGATATTTAGATGTAACCGAATTTTATTTTTCTCATGATGGTAAATGGTTGGTTTACACAACTTCGAATAAGGATAGTACGGCAGATGGGATCTTTGCCGTTAAGACAGAAACAGCAGAGCCAGTGGAAATCCTAACTGGAAAAGGAGATTACAAGCAAGTTGCAATTGATGAGACTGGTAAGCAAGTCGCATTTCTAACAAACAGGGATGATATTTCTGCCAAACAACCAACCTATTCGCTATATCAATGGCGGATTGGTTCTAAGTCACCAAAGATAGTTGCTAAGGAAGGAACTACTGGTATAGAAGCTGGCTGGTGGGTCAGTGAACATGGCAAAGTTTCGTTTTCGAAAAATGGCAAACGGCTGTTTTTTGCAACGGCACCTCGGCCGGAACCTGAGCCGGATGAGGAACAGCCTGAAGATGAAAAAGTCAAGATTGATATCTGGAATTGGAAAGATCCTCTTTTGCAGCCCATGCAATTGCTGCAAGCCAAAAATGAGCTAAAAAGATCCTACCAGGCCGTAGTTCATTTGAATAATGGTAAAATTATACAGATGGCGACAAAAGATATTCCATCGGTAACGGTCGGTGAGAAAGGCAACGCCAACATTGCGATTGGCAATTCAAACATGCCATATCGCCAGGAGATCTCATGGGAATCGCCCAGGTATTATGATGTTTACCTGGTTGATGTGGCGACAGGAAAACGCAGCTTGGTTTTGGAAAAAGTGCAATCCCAGGCATCATTATCGCCTGGTGCAAAATATATTACATGGTGGGACAGAGATGAGTTGGCTTGGTTTGCCATGGATACAAAAAAGCATAGTATAGTTAATTTATCTGAAAATATCCCTTATCCGGTATACAATGAAATCCATGATTGGCCCTATAAAGCCAATTCTTATAGAAGCGCTGGTTGGACGAAAAATGATCAGGAATTTGTGATTTATGACAAGCATGATTTATGGGCTGTCGATCCCACCGGCAAAAAAGTGCCTCGTTCTATCACAAAAGGCCTGGGACGTTCGGAAAATATACAATTTCGTTATTTCAAGCTCGATCCTGAAGAGGAGGCCATTGATCCAATGGAAGCTATTTTGCTTTCAGCGTTTCAGTATGAAAATAAAGATGCTGGATTTTACCGGCTGCAAATGCAAGGAAATCAAAAACCGACAAAACTTACCATGATGGCCAAGGCTTTTTCACGCCCTAAAAAAGCTAAGAATGAGGATAAATTACTCTTCACTCGTTCAAGCTATATTGATTTTCCTGATTTGTGGACCAGTGATTTGAAACTATCCGACATGAAAAAAATAAGCGATGTCAACCCCCAACAATCCGAATACTTGTGGGGTACAGCTGAGCTTGTAGAATGGAATTCGTTAGATGGCATCCCGCTGCAGGGAATTCTTTATAAGCCAGAAAACTTCGATCCGACAAAAAAATATCCGATGATGGTCTATTTTTATGAGAAGACGTCCAACGGTATTCACAGACATAGACCACCGGCTACTGCGCGTTCCAGTATTAGCTTCAGTTTTTATGTGAGTCGCGGGTATGTGGTTTTTGTACCGGATATTCCATATAAAGTCGGATATCCAGGTGAGAGCGCTCTTAACGCGGTCGTGCCAGGTGTGCTGCGTGTTATAAGTCTTGGTTTTGTTGATGAAGAAAATATCGGAGTTCAAGGGCATAGCTGGGGTGGATACCAGATTGCGTACATGATCACTCGTACCCATATTTTTAAAGCAGCTGAGGCCGGCGCTCCGGTTTCCAATATGACCAGCGCTTATGGCGGCATACGCTGGGGATCGGGAATGAGTCGTATGTTTCAATACGAAAGGACACAGAGCAGGATCGGTGGTTCTTTGTGGGAATACCCAATGCGATATTTCGAAAATTCTCCAATCTTCTGGGCTGATAAAATTCAAACGCCTGTCTTAATGATGCATAATGACAAAGACGGCGCTGTACCCTGGTACCAGGGAATCGAGTTTTTCGTAGCCTTACGGCGTTTGGGTAAACCGGTATGGATGCTCAACTACAATGGCGAGCCACATGGGTTACGGAAATACAAGAACAAAAGAGATTTTGCCATTCGCATGCAGCAATTCTTTGACTATTACTTAAAAGGCGCACCTGCACCGGTCTGGCTTGAGGAAGGTGTGCCGGCGATTAAGAAAGGGAAGACATTGGGCTTAGAGCTAGTTTCGACGGAGATAGCTGAGAAGTAG
- a CDS encoding cyanophycinase: MSPSIGVEGKERGYIVAVGGAEKHSTKAIILQKFTELANSNGGQIVVIPTASETEETGHRYIKIFSKLGVRKEVLSIPIKTRSDSEKPDYVEKLESASAIFITGGNQLRLSTVMGGTSVARLIRKLNAEGVHVAGTSAGAAILSEHMIAGGASGATPTPDGVTLAPGLGLTNSLIIDQHFRQRDRLGRLLAALSYNPFMSGIGLDEDTAIFINPKGVLEVVGSGAVTIIDPSKLKYSSMGSVRAGQPVSLIGLRLHILASGGRYDTHSREAIIDDKNDKQITSK, encoded by the coding sequence ATGAGTCCATCGATTGGTGTTGAAGGAAAAGAAAGAGGTTATATTGTCGCCGTTGGTGGCGCCGAAAAGCATTCTACTAAAGCCATAATTCTACAAAAGTTTACCGAATTAGCCAATTCAAATGGTGGTCAAATTGTGGTCATACCGACCGCCTCCGAAACCGAAGAAACCGGGCACCGATATATTAAAATCTTTAGCAAACTAGGCGTTAGAAAAGAAGTGCTATCCATTCCCATTAAAACGAGATCGGATAGCGAGAAACCTGATTATGTTGAAAAGCTGGAAAGCGCTTCTGCCATTTTTATCACAGGTGGGAACCAGTTACGGTTGTCAACCGTCATGGGCGGCACTTCCGTTGCCCGATTAATTCGTAAATTAAATGCGGAAGGAGTTCATGTTGCGGGCACCTCGGCTGGTGCGGCTATTCTGTCCGAACATATGATCGCCGGTGGCGCAAGCGGGGCCACGCCGACGCCGGATGGTGTTACACTTGCGCCTGGTTTAGGTTTAACCAACAGCTTAATAATCGATCAGCATTTTCGCCAGCGAGATCGTTTGGGGCGCTTATTGGCTGCATTATCTTACAATCCCTTCATGTCCGGAATTGGTCTTGATGAGGACACTGCCATTTTCATAAATCCAAAAGGTGTTTTGGAAGTTGTTGGCAGTGGCGCGGTAACAATCATCGATCCAAGCAAACTGAAATATTCATCGATGGGTTCCGTTCGCGCCGGACAACCGGTTAGCTTGATTGGCCTTCGTTTGCATATTCTAGCCAGCGGCGGACGGTATGATACTCACTCACGTGAAGCGATCATCGATGATAAAAACGATAAACAAATTACTTCGAAATAA
- a CDS encoding TIGR00730 family Rossman fold protein, whose translation MQKRKFEKAYENDHFLRSSDARIIRIISEYLEPKQRLHREKVRDTIVFFGSARSIPVLEAQNMLNKLAKKNGGNQNTQEFRKAKKKLLLAKYYEDARELARRLTEWSHSLDHGSRFIICSGGGPGMMEAANRGAAEAGGKSIGFNISIPMEQDSNSYITPELNFDFHYFFMRKFWFVYLSKALVIFPGGFGTMDEMFEVLTLVQTKKLHKEISVVIYGREYWESIINFQKFVEWGTISEEDLKLIQIADSVDEAFSMLTGYLQEKILNREKFWSL comes from the coding sequence ATGCAGAAGAGAAAATTTGAAAAAGCTTACGAAAACGATCACTTCCTAAGAAGTTCAGATGCAAGGATTATTCGAATCATTTCTGAATATCTTGAACCTAAGCAAAGGTTACATAGGGAGAAAGTAAGGGATACAATCGTATTTTTTGGCTCGGCTCGATCCATACCTGTTCTGGAAGCTCAAAATATGTTAAATAAGTTAGCAAAAAAAAATGGCGGCAATCAAAATACACAAGAATTCCGCAAAGCCAAAAAAAAACTGCTCCTGGCGAAATATTACGAAGATGCAAGAGAATTAGCGCGCCGATTGACGGAGTGGAGTCACAGCCTTGATCACGGCTCCAGGTTTATTATTTGTTCAGGCGGAGGACCTGGGATGATGGAGGCCGCAAACAGAGGGGCAGCCGAAGCAGGCGGGAAGTCCATTGGGTTTAATATCAGTATTCCTATGGAACAAGACTCCAATTCCTATATCACTCCGGAGTTGAATTTTGATTTTCATTATTTTTTTATGCGTAAATTTTGGTTCGTCTATCTATCTAAAGCATTGGTAATCTTTCCTGGCGGATTCGGTACCATGGATGAAATGTTTGAAGTGTTAACATTGGTGCAAACCAAAAAGCTGCATAAGGAAATCTCTGTAGTTATCTATGGACGTGAGTATTGGGAAAGTATTATTAATTTTCAAAAGTTTGTCGAATGGGGAACCATTAGTGAAGAAGATCTCAAATTAATCCAAATCGCAGATTCGGTTGATGAAGCATTTTCTATGTTAACGGGCTATTTACAAGAAAAAATTTTAAATAGAGAGAAATTCTGGTCATTATAA
- a CDS encoding isopenicillin N synthase family oxygenase produces MGSLKDKGITAVNQDFSKYDQVKKEQTYHLAEGEVDEEFDNETIIKTCDIGQFLNNGEQGKKQFAQELGEALERLGFAILTGHGIDPGLYEEGKKKTCEFFEQTTREERMKYKSERFGSVNQGYFPMKETTIIHPDLVEGWVFCRRAFDMDSDPNYNESTYWPKPGYEPFFRQICLQHEKLFIPLMQSVLTYLGCDPHLYDQKFTNTNFGFRLNYYPPISKEDDESGAGRMLGHEDVDFFTILPAQEVDGLQVLNRENMKWIRLNPPQGSIILNTGDYMQRITNDRLPSTTHRVGKPIERRLFGKPRVTFPMAIYVWEEEILEVLPGLGEPKYEPISAIKFHTKTTSKYYGDDYAVDSDKDK; encoded by the coding sequence ATGGGTTCATTAAAAGATAAAGGCATCACTGCTGTCAACCAGGACTTCAGCAAATATGACCAGGTTAAGAAGGAACAAACCTATCATTTGGCAGAAGGTGAAGTTGATGAAGAATTCGATAACGAAACAATTATAAAAACCTGCGACATCGGACAATTCTTAAATAATGGCGAACAAGGGAAGAAACAGTTTGCTCAGGAATTAGGGGAAGCCCTGGAACGTTTGGGATTTGCCATTCTCACCGGGCATGGAATAGATCCTGGATTATATGAAGAAGGTAAAAAGAAAACATGCGAATTTTTTGAACAAACCACCCGGGAAGAAAGAATGAAATATAAATCCGAGAGGTTTGGGTCGGTAAACCAAGGTTACTTTCCGATGAAGGAAACCACAATCATACATCCGGATCTTGTTGAAGGATGGGTTTTTTGCAGACGCGCATTTGATATGGATAGCGACCCCAATTATAACGAATCTACATACTGGCCAAAGCCAGGTTATGAGCCTTTTTTCAGGCAGATTTGTTTGCAGCATGAAAAGCTATTTATACCCTTAATGCAAAGCGTTCTCACCTATTTGGGTTGCGATCCACATCTCTATGATCAGAAATTCACAAATACAAATTTTGGTTTCCGATTGAATTATTATCCACCAATTAGTAAAGAAGATGATGAATCCGGCGCCGGCCGGATGCTCGGTCATGAAGATGTTGATTTTTTTACAATTCTGCCAGCACAGGAGGTGGACGGATTGCAGGTATTGAATCGGGAGAACATGAAATGGATTCGGTTAAATCCACCACAAGGCAGCATCATTTTGAATACCGGCGATTATATGCAGCGAATAACCAACGATAGACTTCCCTCAACCACACATCGTGTGGGAAAACCTATCGAAAGAAGACTCTTTGGCAAGCCTCGCGTGACTTTTCCGATGGCCATTTATGTCTGGGAAGAAGAGATCCTCGAAGTCCTGCCCGGGCTCGGTGAACCAAAATATGAGCCGATCTCAGCGATTAAATTTCATACTAAAACAACCAGCAAGTATTATGGTGATGATTATGCGGTAGATAGTGACAAAGATAAATAG
- the cphA gene encoding cyanophycin synthetase has protein sequence MKILSTNVYLGPNLYAHFPVIRHVIDIGILEDWPTKRLGKEFIDGLLEKLPGLQEHGCSYGEPGGFIRRMTEDEGTWLGHVWEHVIIELQNEAGSDVTFGKTRSTEISGQYNMVFEYKHREVGLEASRLGNQLINHLLPEDLKKQFESEIDAEFNFDEDRDAFIQFAQRKELGPSTASLVKAAMERDIPFLRLNKYSLVQFGHGKYQRRIQATVTSETRHIAVEIACDKEDTHNLLSDLGLPVPKQRLVYNERQAIRAALHIGYPVVVKPLNANHGRGVTINISDDEEVKTAFTVAQDFGSSRSVVVESYITGFDHRMLVVNARLVAVSKRVPGHVVGDGVKTVTELIDEVNQDPRRGIGHEKVLTKLKFDQQAEQLLQEKGYTKDTILKKDEIVYLRSTANLSTGGTAIDLTDVVHPDNRDMAVRTVQAIGLDVAGVDFLTDDITQSYKDIGGAIVEVNAAPGFRMHVAPSEGKPRDVAGPVMDMLFQPGTPARIPIAAITGTNGKTTTSRMLAHILKTAGHVVGMTSSDGVYIDGHLTVKGDMTGPISAQMVLRDPSVDIAVMETARGGLLRGGMGYRRCNVAACLNVTEDHLGIKGIDTLEQLAELKRIVIEVAKDTAMLNADDPFCLKMADFTKAEHICYVTMNPEHDLVREHIRSGGRAVVLEKGINGDMITLFDNNAHIPLLWTHLIPATMEGIAIHNVQNAMFAAGLAYFLGKSLEDIRHGLRTYSASFFQSPGRMNVFDGHPFKVILDYAHNPAAMEIMCQLADKLDTKGKKMCVLSAPGDRRDEDIQEIARIASKHFDEFICKADDNRRKRGAEEVPKMLQKTLLAEGITSANIKMIPDEVEAVDKALQSARQDDLLIIFGDEITRCWKQIINFNSDGNVAKPGSSAISKDHQTPAEGFVIDKDQRLVRDDRGVRLAKEEAD, from the coding sequence ATGAAAATATTATCAACAAATGTTTATTTAGGACCGAATCTTTACGCTCATTTTCCGGTGATCCGCCATGTTATTGATATTGGCATTTTGGAAGACTGGCCGACGAAACGACTTGGAAAAGAATTTATCGATGGCTTGCTGGAAAAACTGCCGGGTCTTCAGGAGCATGGCTGTTCCTATGGAGAACCAGGTGGCTTCATACGGAGGATGACAGAAGATGAAGGAACCTGGCTCGGGCATGTTTGGGAGCACGTAATTATCGAATTACAAAACGAAGCTGGATCTGATGTAACCTTTGGTAAAACTCGTTCAACGGAAATTTCCGGTCAATATAATATGGTATTCGAATATAAGCATCGTGAGGTTGGATTAGAAGCCAGTCGTCTCGGAAACCAATTGATAAACCATTTGCTGCCGGAGGATTTAAAGAAACAGTTCGAATCTGAAATTGATGCTGAATTTAATTTCGATGAAGACCGAGACGCTTTTATTCAATTTGCCCAGCGAAAAGAATTAGGGCCTAGCACCGCTTCTTTGGTTAAAGCAGCCATGGAACGAGATATCCCTTTTTTAAGGCTTAATAAATATAGTTTGGTACAATTTGGTCACGGTAAATACCAGCGTAGAATACAGGCAACTGTAACCAGCGAAACGCGACACATCGCCGTCGAGATTGCTTGTGATAAAGAAGATACCCATAATTTGCTTAGCGACCTGGGATTACCGGTTCCCAAGCAGAGGTTAGTGTATAACGAAAGACAAGCTATTAGAGCTGCTTTGCATATCGGCTACCCGGTTGTGGTAAAACCATTGAATGCAAATCATGGACGAGGGGTCACAATCAATATTTCGGATGATGAAGAAGTAAAGACGGCTTTTACTGTTGCACAGGACTTTGGCTCCAGCCGGTCCGTTGTGGTTGAAAGTTATATCACCGGATTTGATCATCGTATGCTGGTTGTTAATGCAAGGCTTGTGGCAGTATCAAAACGTGTTCCCGGCCATGTGGTGGGTGACGGCGTAAAAACAGTTACAGAATTAATCGATGAAGTAAATCAAGATCCAAGACGTGGTATAGGACATGAGAAGGTTCTAACCAAATTAAAATTCGATCAGCAGGCTGAACAGCTTTTGCAGGAAAAAGGCTATACAAAGGATACAATACTAAAAAAAGACGAGATTGTATATTTGCGTTCAACAGCCAACCTGTCAACCGGTGGAACGGCAATAGATTTGACGGATGTGGTTCATCCGGATAATCGAGATATGGCTGTTCGCACAGTACAGGCAATCGGGCTCGATGTCGCCGGTGTAGATTTTTTGACCGATGATATTACACAATCGTATAAAGATATCGGCGGTGCAATAGTGGAAGTCAATGCAGCACCGGGATTTCGCATGCATGTTGCACCCAGCGAAGGAAAACCACGAGATGTGGCGGGCCCAGTGATGGATATGCTGTTTCAGCCCGGTACTCCTGCAAGAATCCCAATAGCCGCAATTACAGGCACAAATGGTAAAACTACTACCTCCAGGATGTTGGCCCATATTCTTAAAACCGCCGGACATGTAGTGGGAATGACCTCCAGCGATGGTGTTTATATCGATGGCCACCTTACTGTTAAAGGCGATATGACGGGTCCCATATCGGCACAGATGGTTTTACGTGATCCTTCTGTCGATATTGCCGTTATGGAAACTGCTCGTGGAGGTTTGCTTCGCGGCGGGATGGGATATCGTCGATGCAACGTAGCTGCCTGTCTGAATGTCACTGAAGATCATCTTGGTATCAAAGGAATTGACACCCTGGAACAGCTTGCTGAACTCAAGAGAATTGTGATCGAAGTGGCAAAAGACACTGCTATGTTAAATGCCGACGATCCTTTTTGTCTTAAAATGGCGGATTTTACCAAGGCAGAACATATTTGTTACGTAACCATGAATCCGGAACATGATTTAGTACGTGAACATATTCGATCTGGCGGCAGAGCCGTTGTTCTGGAAAAAGGCATTAACGGGGATATGATTACACTTTTTGACAACAATGCCCATATTCCCCTGTTGTGGACGCATTTAATTCCGGCAACCATGGAAGGAATTGCAATTCACAATGTGCAAAATGCCATGTTTGCTGCCGGATTGGCTTATTTCCTGGGAAAATCCCTCGAAGATATTCGACATGGTTTGCGCACTTACTCCGCTTCTTTCTTTCAATCTCCAGGTCGAATGAATGTATTCGATGGCCATCCTTTTAAAGTCATTCTCGATTATGCCCACAATCCGGCGGCAATGGAAATAATGTGCCAGTTGGCAGATAAACTGGATACAAAAGGAAAAAAGATGTGCGTGCTTTCCGCTCCAGGCGACCGAAGGGATGAAGATATTCAGGAAATTGCCAGAATCGCTTCCAAACATTTTGATGAATTTATTTGTAAAGCGGATGACAATCGACGAAAAAGAGGCGCTGAAGAGGTGCCTAAAATGTTGCAGAAAACTCTCTTGGCAGAAGGTATAACTTCTGCGAATATTAAAATGATTCCGGATGAAGTCGAAGCTGTCGACAAGGCTCTACAGAGTGCCAGGCAAGATGATCTTCTCATTATTTTTGGCGATGAAATCACCAGGTGCTGGAAGCAAATTATAAATTTTAATTCGGATGGAAATGTTGCAAAGCCTGGTTCTTCTGCAATATCTAAGGATCATCAAACTCCGGCGGAAGGATTCGTTATAGATAAAGACCAACGCCTGGTTCGTGATGATAGAGGCGTTCGTTTGGCAAAGGAAGAAGCCGATTGA